In the genome of Populus nigra chromosome 9, ddPopNigr1.1, whole genome shotgun sequence, one region contains:
- the LOC133702787 gene encoding cytochrome P450 726A27-like yields the protein MVAASRDSETDRPRRFWSLFVFSPSADAFSRDDEDDGDEGVLCFKLQRNALSVLEHPTGNEVDDDNNFDTSNGSDIEAAKEVMKTHEINFVERPHLLAATIQFYNRKDIAFAPYGEYWRQVRKISILELLSAKRVRSFKSIREEEVSNFITSIYSKEGSPINLSRMIFSLGNGITARTSIGKKYKNLEAFLPIVEELTKALGGFNMIDIFPSPKFLYMVSRVRSRLERMHREVDEILDITISERRANSALASKMGKNEEKYFITSIYPEMFSGGGYTSSTALEWVMSELMKNPRVMKKAEKEVRQVFNDLGTIPDETSLHDLKFLKLIIKETLRLHPPVPLIPRECRKRCDVNGYDIHVKSKVLINAWAIGRDPNCWNEPERFYPERFINVSTLNSSHLMLFHFDWKPVDGLKPENLDMTESFGGAPKRKRDLKLIPISYRSLVG from the exons ATGGTTGCTGCTTCTCGGGACAGCGAAACAGATAGGCCACGCCGGTTTTGGTCTCTGTTCGTTTTCTCTCCTTCTGCTGATGCTTTCTCTCGAGATGACGAAGATGATGGCGATGAAGGCGTGTTGTGCT TTAAGCTTCAAAGGAATGCATTGAGTGTGCTGGAACATCCTACAGGGAATGAAgtggatgatgataacaattttgATACGAGCAATGGCTCtgacattg AAGCGGCGAAAGAAGTGATGAAAACCCATGAAATCAACTTTGTTGAAAGACCTCATCTCCTAGCTGCAACCATCCAGTTCTACAACCGTAAAGACATTGCATTTGCGCCGTATGGTGAATATTGGAGACAAGTAAGAAAAATTTCCATATTAGAGCTCCTCTCTGCAAAACGTGTGCGATCTTTCAAATCTATTAGGGAAGAAGAggtatctaattttattacttcCATTTATTCAAAAGAGGGGTCTCCAATCAACCTTAGTAGGATGATATTTTCTTTAGGAAATGGCATCACTGCGAGAACAAGCATTGGTAAGAAATACAAAAACCTGGAAGCTTTCTTACCAATTGTTGAGGAATTGACGAAGGCACTTGGAGGTTTTAATATGATAGATATATTCCCTTCCCCCAAATTTCTTTACATGGTCAGTCGGGTCAGGTCTAGACTCGAAAGGATGCACAGAGAAGTAGATGAGATACTTGACATCACCATCTCCGAGCGTAGAGCCAACTCCGCTTTGGCGTCAAAGATGGGCAAGAacgaagaaaaatattttattacttCCATTTATCCTG AAATGTTTAGTGGTGGAGGTTACACTTCGTCAACAGCTTTAGAGTGGGTAATGTCAGAATTGATGAAGAACCCGAGAGTAATGAAAAAGGCAGAGAAAGAAGTTAGACAAGTCTTCAATGATCTTGGAACTATTCCTGACGAAACAAGCCTTCATGATTTAAAATTCTTGAAGTTGATTATCAAAGAAACTCTAAGATTACATCCTCCTGTACCATTGATTCCAAGAGAGTGTAGGAAGAGATGTGATGTTAATGGATACGACATCCACGTCAAAAGTAAAGTATTGATTAATGCATGGGCAATTGGAAGAGATCCAAATTGTTGGAATGAACCTGAGAGATTCTATCCAGAGAGATTCATCAATGTTTCGACTTTGAATTCATCCCATTTG ATGTTATTCCATTTTGACTGGAAACCTGTTGATGGATTGAAGCCTGAAAATCTTGACATGACTGAGTCTTTTGGTGGCGCACCTAAAAGAAAACGAGATCTTAAGTTAATTCCCATTTCATATCGTTCACTCGTGGGATAA